In Tubulanus polymorphus chromosome 8, tnTubPoly1.2, whole genome shotgun sequence, one genomic interval encodes:
- the LOC141910281 gene encoding uncharacterized protein LOC141910281, whose translation MHGREPVLPADVALEVQSKLVSSDREYLEHIVESIHTALRIALDNLERSQRRMKEKYDKKSNPRSYNPGDYVWIFSPHLKKDVMRKFAHKFHGPFVILSKMSDVTYKVYNVRENKPTEQVVNVNRMKPYTHPDDILIDIDYVDDKDVESENL comes from the coding sequence ATGCATGGGAGAGAACCAGTTTTGCCAGCTGATGTTGCTTTAGAAGTACAATCCAAATTAGTCAGTTCCGACCGCGAATATTTAGAGCATATTGTTGAAAGTATTCATACAGCCTTAAGAATAGCATTAGACAACCTTGAAAGGTCACAAAGGagaatgaaagaaaaatatgacaaGAAAAGCAATCCTAGATCGTACAACCCCGGTGATTATGTATGGATCTTTTCACCACATTTAAAGAAAGATGTCATGCGAAAGTTTGCGCATAAATTTCATGGTCCTTTTGTGATCCTTTCGAAGATGTCAGATGTGACTTATAAGGTTTACAATGTAAGGGAAAATAAACCAACAGAACAAGTAGTCAATGTTAATCGAATGAAGCCGTATACGCATCCCGATGATATACTTATCGATATTGATTATGTCGATGACAAAGATGTGGAATCCGAAAATTTATAA